A region from the Nocardioides exalbidus genome encodes:
- a CDS encoding sensor histidine kinase → MTGQLAERPLDAGGWSTLTRRLSPFLDLAIGLVAGALAVASLLLADVAGVDPRLESADPLAVAATCVAGLSLVWRRSRPSASFAVFVAGCLVVTLTDHYIGLLSVLLLVSLYSLAAHGRRRNGVVGLVAILLIFVALALLDVPDLGTADLLQACALLLAAWALGDAIRSRRTQQAERLRIAEQEAVTARELAARSVVEERLRIARELHDVIAHSMSLIAVQAGVGGHVIRSDTAAAEHALEIIAETSRNALTQTRWMLGLLRGEDAEGPAAPLHSIRDLDGLVRDMREVGITVVLSVAGPARPLDDAIELAAYRIVQESLTNVLKHSGATRAQVNVTYGEGGLDVEVSDLGHGRSRGRGVLGAAGGHGLVGLRERARLLGGDFECGPSGHTDSRWQPTCRPRWGWCRDPRRRGRRPGAGAVRVRRAARIERRHRGGRRGRGRRGGVGAVPT, encoded by the coding sequence GTGACAGGTCAGTTGGCCGAGCGGCCCCTCGACGCCGGGGGGTGGTCCACTCTGACCCGGCGCTTGTCGCCCTTCCTCGACCTTGCCATCGGGCTCGTAGCCGGAGCCCTGGCCGTTGCGTCCCTGCTCCTCGCCGACGTCGCCGGCGTCGACCCGCGACTCGAGTCGGCCGACCCACTGGCCGTCGCTGCCACGTGCGTCGCCGGCCTGTCACTGGTGTGGCGTCGCTCGCGTCCGTCGGCGTCCTTCGCGGTGTTCGTGGCGGGCTGCCTCGTCGTGACGCTGACCGACCACTACATCGGGCTTCTCTCGGTGCTGCTGCTGGTCAGCCTCTACTCCCTGGCAGCGCACGGTCGACGCAGGAACGGCGTGGTCGGCCTGGTCGCCATTCTTCTCATCTTCGTCGCCCTCGCCCTGCTGGACGTTCCCGATCTGGGGACGGCCGACCTCCTGCAGGCGTGCGCGCTCCTGCTTGCGGCGTGGGCCCTCGGCGATGCGATCCGTTCGCGCCGCACCCAACAGGCGGAGCGTCTGCGCATCGCGGAGCAGGAGGCGGTCACCGCACGCGAGCTCGCAGCCCGGTCGGTCGTCGAGGAGCGGTTGCGCATTGCCCGGGAGCTGCATGACGTGATCGCGCACAGCATGTCCTTAATCGCCGTCCAGGCCGGTGTCGGAGGCCACGTCATTCGGTCCGACACCGCTGCCGCCGAGCACGCGCTCGAGATCATCGCCGAGACCAGTCGCAACGCCCTGACCCAGACGCGGTGGATGCTGGGTCTGCTCCGTGGCGAGGACGCGGAGGGTCCGGCTGCGCCGCTGCACTCGATCCGCGACCTGGACGGTCTGGTCCGCGACATGCGTGAGGTCGGCATCACGGTCGTCCTGAGCGTCGCAGGGCCTGCGCGCCCTCTTGACGACGCCATCGAGCTGGCGGCCTATCGGATCGTGCAGGAGTCGCTGACCAACGTGCTCAAGCACTCGGGGGCGACCCGGGCGCAGGTCAACGTGACCTACGGGGAGGGCGGGCTCGACGTCGAGGTGAGCGACCTGGGTCATGGCAGGTCCAGGGGTCGGGGGGTGCTCGGTGCCGCCGGCGGGCACGGGTTGGTGGGACTGCGCGAGCGTGCCAGGCTGCTGGGTGGCGACTTCGAGTGCGGACCCTCGGGGCACACGGATTCACGGTGGCAGCCCACCTGCCGTCCTCGGTGGGGGTGGTGTCGTGATCCGCGTCGCCGTGGTCGACGACCAGGAGCTGGTGCGGTCCGGGTTCGTCGTGCTGCTCGGATCGAGCGACGGCATCGAGGTGGTCGGCGAGGCCGGGGACGGCGCGGAGGCGTGGGAGCTGTGCCGACGTAA
- a CDS encoding FMN-binding negative transcriptional regulator: protein MSNTSADASLYVPRFNVMDPDDVRPFVAGVATAQLVTVGDDGLPDATFLPVLWEGDRLVGHLARANVHWRRIVDGSPALAIVTGPDAYVSPSWYATKAEHGKVVPTWNYSVVHLRGQVAVHDDPEWVRGLVTRLTERHESARDEPWAVSDAPPDYVDKNLRPIVGVSLLVESVEAKAKLSQNRSDEDRSGVASGLAADGRDPSALVAP, encoded by the coding sequence GTGAGCAACACCTCGGCGGATGCCTCCCTCTACGTCCCGCGCTTCAATGTGATGGACCCCGACGACGTACGCCCCTTCGTCGCGGGGGTCGCGACGGCGCAGCTGGTGACGGTGGGGGACGACGGGCTGCCCGACGCGACGTTCCTGCCCGTGCTGTGGGAGGGCGACCGCCTCGTCGGGCACCTCGCCCGCGCGAACGTCCACTGGCGGCGCATCGTCGACGGCTCGCCGGCGCTGGCGATCGTGACGGGGCCTGACGCGTACGTCTCCCCGTCCTGGTACGCCACCAAGGCCGAGCACGGCAAGGTCGTGCCGACGTGGAACTACTCCGTCGTGCACCTGCGTGGGCAGGTCGCCGTCCACGACGACCCCGAGTGGGTCCGCGGGCTGGTGACCCGGCTGACCGAGCGGCACGAGTCCGCCCGCGACGAGCCGTGGGCGGTCAGCGACGCCCCACCTGACTACGTCGACAAGAACCTCCGACCCATCGTCGGCGTCTCGCTGCTCGTCGAGTCGGTCGAGGCCAAGGCCAAGCTCAGCCAGAACCGGTCCGACGAGGACCGCTCGGGCGTCGCATCGGGTCTCGCCGCAGACGGTCGTGACCCCTCCGCGCTGGTGGCCCCGTGA
- a CDS encoding ATP-dependent DNA ligase, giving the protein MLLAELVATSVEVAATRSRKTKVALLAELLGRVEPEELEVVVSYLGGALRQRRTGLGWRGVSALPAPADDATLSVREVHEAFEAMSQLSGPGSQNSRKDAVADLFGRATEAEQAWLRAIVTGNLRQGALDAVTQEAVAQVADVPLAAVRRAAMLAGSTVAAAGAAFEGEETLAAIGLEVGRPIMPMLASSAPDVASAMAGLSPDGTSEVAVDAKLDGIRIQVHRDGDDVLVVTRSLDDITARLPEVVAVARSLPAERFVLDGEALALSDDGRPMAFQDTASRTAQDAGVAITPYFFDLLHVDGRDLLDSPGRERLDALDALVPEQHRVRRLVTTDAAAADAFATETVASGHEGVVLKDLSAPYAAGRRGSAWVKVKPVHTLDLVVLAVEWGSGRREGWLSNIHLGARDESSESGFVMLGKTFKGMTDEILAWQTERFTELATSPVDGSSYVVHVRPEQVVEIAFDGLQRSTRYPGGVALRFARVIRYRDDKSAAEADTIEAVRTHLAAGSP; this is encoded by the coding sequence ATGCTGCTCGCCGAGCTCGTCGCCACCTCCGTGGAGGTCGCCGCCACCCGATCCCGCAAGACCAAGGTCGCGCTGCTCGCGGAGCTGCTCGGCCGCGTCGAGCCCGAGGAGCTCGAGGTCGTCGTGTCCTACCTCGGCGGCGCGCTGCGCCAGCGCCGCACGGGCCTGGGGTGGCGCGGGGTCAGCGCCCTGCCCGCGCCGGCCGACGACGCGACGTTGTCGGTGCGCGAGGTCCACGAGGCCTTCGAGGCGATGTCGCAGCTCTCCGGCCCCGGGTCGCAGAACTCCCGCAAGGACGCGGTGGCCGATCTCTTCGGCCGCGCGACCGAGGCCGAGCAGGCCTGGCTGCGCGCCATCGTCACGGGCAACCTCCGCCAGGGTGCGCTCGACGCTGTCACCCAGGAGGCCGTGGCCCAGGTGGCCGACGTGCCCCTGGCCGCCGTACGCCGCGCAGCCATGCTCGCGGGCTCCACGGTCGCGGCCGCCGGGGCCGCGTTCGAGGGCGAGGAGACGCTCGCTGCGATCGGCCTGGAGGTCGGTCGCCCGATCATGCCGATGCTCGCCTCCAGCGCACCCGACGTGGCGAGCGCGATGGCCGGCCTGTCGCCGGACGGCACCTCGGAGGTCGCCGTCGACGCCAAGCTCGACGGCATCCGGATCCAGGTGCACCGCGACGGCGACGACGTGCTCGTGGTGACGCGGTCGCTCGACGACATCACCGCACGGCTGCCCGAGGTCGTCGCGGTCGCGCGGTCGCTGCCCGCCGAGCGCTTCGTGCTCGACGGCGAGGCGCTGGCCCTGTCCGACGACGGCCGCCCGATGGCCTTCCAGGACACCGCGAGCCGCACCGCCCAGGACGCCGGGGTCGCGATCACTCCCTACTTCTTCGACCTCCTCCACGTCGACGGCCGCGACCTCCTCGACTCCCCCGGCCGGGAGCGGCTGGACGCCCTCGACGCGCTGGTGCCCGAGCAGCACCGGGTCCGCCGCCTCGTCACGACCGACGCCGCCGCCGCCGACGCCTTCGCCACCGAGACGGTCGCCAGCGGGCACGAGGGCGTCGTGCTGAAGGACCTGTCGGCGCCCTACGCCGCCGGCCGCCGCGGCTCGGCGTGGGTGAAGGTGAAGCCGGTCCACACCCTCGACCTCGTCGTCCTCGCCGTGGAGTGGGGCTCGGGCCGCCGCGAGGGCTGGCTCTCCAACATCCACCTCGGCGCCCGCGACGAGTCGTCCGAGTCCGGCTTCGTGATGCTCGGCAAGACCTTCAAGGGGATGACCGACGAGATCCTGGCGTGGCAGACCGAGCGCTTCACCGAGCTGGCGACGTCGCCCGTCGACGGCAGCTCCTACGTCGTCCACGTCCGTCCTGAGCAGGTCGTCGAGATCGCCTTCGACGGACTCCAGCGCTCGACCCGCTATCCCGGCGGCGTCGCGCTGAGGTTCGCCCGGGTCATCCGCTACCGCGACGACAAGTCCGCCGCCGAGGCCGACACCATCGAGGCGGTGCGCACCCACCTCGCCGCTGGCTCTCCCTAG
- a CDS encoding TetR/AcrR family transcriptional regulator, translating to MSTEPATTTGRARGGTAAARRRLREAEIIAATRALFDERGVRDAQIEDIARAVGINRAIIYRHFTGKEELFSLTLVQYLDELRLALSGAAETTDDPALQLERLVEAFVDYGLAHPAFVDCAQSIMRRPGDNLLEEVSESAMYRLGQAISGCLAVLTRTIESGVEKGEFHVEDPGLLANMLYASGLGTLQLGRVAMLVSEEAPGVPRISRITGEQVRDHMVTSALAVAGGVPTRR from the coding sequence ATGAGCACCGAGCCGGCGACCACGACCGGCCGCGCCCGCGGGGGCACGGCGGCCGCACGCCGGCGGCTGCGCGAGGCGGAGATCATCGCCGCGACCCGGGCCCTGTTCGACGAGCGCGGGGTGCGCGACGCCCAGATCGAGGACATCGCGCGGGCCGTCGGCATCAACCGGGCAATCATCTACCGCCACTTCACCGGCAAGGAGGAGCTCTTCAGCCTCACCCTGGTGCAGTATCTCGACGAGCTCCGCCTCGCGCTCTCGGGCGCGGCCGAGACCACCGACGACCCCGCCCTCCAGCTCGAGCGGCTCGTCGAGGCGTTCGTCGACTACGGGCTCGCCCACCCCGCGTTCGTCGACTGCGCGCAGTCGATCATGCGACGCCCCGGTGACAACCTCCTCGAGGAGGTCAGCGAGAGCGCGATGTATCGCCTCGGCCAGGCGATCAGCGGCTGCCTCGCAGTGCTCACGCGCACGATCGAGTCCGGTGTCGAGAAGGGCGAGTTCCACGTCGAGGACCCCGGGCTGCTGGCCAACATGCTCTACGCCAGCGGCCTCGGGACGCTCCAGCTCGGCCGGGTGGCGATGCTCGTCTCCGAGGAGGCGCCGGGCGTGCCGCGGATCAGCCGGATCACCGGTGAGCAGGTCCGCGACCACATGGTGACGTCCGCGCTGGCGGTCGCGGGCGGCGTACCAACCCGACGCTGA
- a CDS encoding DUF1206 domain-containing protein yields MTDAGRTAEKKAEQAHESDWLDHAIRAGLVAYGVVHLLVAWLAVQLALGEKEDQASNAGAMHYLAQQPMGKVLVWLIAAGMFLLVVWRLLEAALGYPEESDDKKRWVKRAGSLGKAVIYGALGWSAVKTATGSGSGGGTDTTTAKLMDLPAGQVVVAVVGLAIIGYGGSLVYRGWTEKFREHLDAQGQAGNDGSAYVLAGKIGYIAKGVAIAIVGGLFLYAGITHEAKKSGGLDQALQRVLEVPFGQVLLIAMGIGIAGYGVFCFARAKHLSR; encoded by the coding sequence ATGACTGACGCCGGCAGGACCGCGGAGAAGAAGGCCGAGCAGGCCCACGAGAGCGACTGGCTCGACCACGCGATCCGCGCCGGACTGGTGGCCTACGGGGTCGTCCACCTCCTGGTCGCGTGGCTGGCCGTCCAGCTCGCCCTCGGCGAGAAGGAGGACCAGGCCTCCAACGCCGGAGCGATGCACTACCTCGCCCAGCAGCCGATGGGCAAGGTGCTGGTCTGGCTGATCGCGGCGGGCATGTTCCTGCTCGTGGTCTGGCGGCTGCTCGAGGCGGCCCTGGGCTACCCCGAGGAGAGCGACGACAAGAAGCGCTGGGTCAAGCGCGCAGGCTCGCTCGGCAAAGCGGTCATCTACGGCGCGCTCGGCTGGAGCGCGGTGAAGACCGCCACCGGGAGCGGCTCGGGTGGCGGCACGGACACGACCACGGCCAAGCTGATGGACCTGCCCGCGGGCCAGGTGGTCGTCGCCGTCGTCGGCCTGGCGATCATCGGCTACGGCGGATCGCTCGTCTACCGCGGCTGGACCGAGAAGTTCCGCGAGCACCTCGACGCGCAGGGGCAGGCCGGCAACGACGGCTCGGCGTACGTCCTCGCCGGCAAGATCGGCTACATCGCCAAGGGCGTCGCGATCGCGATCGTCGGCGGACTGTTCCTCTACGCCGGCATCACGCACGAGGCCAAGAAGTCCGGCGGCCTCGACCAGGCGCTCCAGCGCGTGCTCGAGGTGCCCTTCGGCCAGGTGCTGCTCATCGCGATGGGCATCGGCATCGCCGGCTACGGCGTGTTCTGCTTCGCGCGGGCCAAGCACCTCTCGCGCTGA
- the nusB gene encoding transcription antitermination factor NusB, with protein MAARSKARKRALDILFASELRSEDPVVALERAIEAGEGPTNDYTGTLVRGVVEHQERIDEVLTTYSKGWTLSRMPAVDRNVLRIGVYELLWGDADVPETVAVSEALHLVQDLSTDDSPAFVNGLLGSIQRDRASLA; from the coding sequence GTGGCTGCCCGTTCGAAGGCGCGCAAGCGCGCGCTGGACATCCTGTTCGCCTCCGAGCTCCGCTCGGAGGACCCCGTCGTCGCGCTCGAGCGCGCCATCGAGGCCGGTGAGGGCCCGACCAACGACTACACCGGCACGCTGGTGCGGGGCGTGGTCGAGCACCAGGAGCGCATCGACGAGGTGCTGACCACCTACAGCAAGGGTTGGACGCTCAGCCGGATGCCCGCGGTCGACCGCAACGTGCTCCGCATCGGCGTCTACGAGCTGCTGTGGGGCGACGCCGACGTCCCGGAGACCGTCGCGGTGAGCGAGGCGCTGCACCTGGTGCAGGACCTCTCGACCGACGACTCACCAGCCTTCGTCAACGGGCTGCTCGGCTCGATCCAGCGCGACCGCGCCTCGCTCGCCTGA
- the efp gene encoding elongation factor P, which produces MASTNDLKNGMVLRIEGQLWAVVEFQHVKPGKGPAFVRTKLRNVESGKNVDKTFNAGTKVETANVDKRTMQYLYNDGSSYVFMDTSTYEQLEVAPEIVGDAKNFMLENQEAIVATNDGRVLFIELPASVELLVAETEPGLQGDRSTGGTKPATLETGHVIQVPLFITTGEKLKVDTRDSSYLGRVKA; this is translated from the coding sequence ATGGCAAGCACCAACGACCTCAAGAACGGCATGGTCCTCCGGATCGAGGGTCAGCTCTGGGCCGTCGTCGAGTTCCAGCACGTGAAGCCGGGCAAGGGCCCCGCGTTCGTGCGCACCAAGCTCCGCAACGTCGAGTCGGGCAAGAACGTCGACAAGACCTTCAACGCCGGCACCAAGGTCGAGACGGCCAACGTCGACAAGCGCACCATGCAGTACCTCTACAACGACGGCTCGTCCTACGTCTTCATGGACACCAGCACCTACGAGCAGCTCGAGGTCGCCCCGGAGATCGTCGGCGACGCGAAGAACTTCATGCTGGAGAACCAGGAGGCGATCGTCGCCACCAACGACGGCCGCGTGCTCTTCATCGAGCTCCCCGCCTCCGTCGAGCTCCTCGTCGCCGAGACCGAGCCGGGCCTCCAGGGCGACCGCTCCACCGGTGGCACCAAGCCCGCGACCCTCGAGACGGGCCACGTCATCCAGGTGCCGCTCTTCATCACCACCGGCGAGAAGCTCAAGGTCGACACCCGCGACTCGTCCTACCTCGGCCGCGTCAAGGCCTGA
- a CDS encoding aminoglycoside phosphotransferase family protein, which produces MPSSTHAVTIGRTEVRKHYVADHEVQAEREWACLTLLAEHAPGLAPRPVRREGGAEPVVVMERLPGSPLAPRPLTTEQVLALGRALRRLYDVPLAAVRDAGIGPRGIGAAALPPALLERLSDGHDLSACRDPALVRDARSVAREWLRDPPLPEPRTTVLGIADLNPPNVLWDGVRCRLVDFEDAGLSDPAYEVADHVEHLGSRLPGVYDVHALADAVGLDAEARERMGAYRPFWAAFWLAMLTPGSRSWHRNPPGTLEGQAAHFMALVTRD; this is translated from the coding sequence GTGCCGTCCTCGACCCACGCCGTGACCATCGGCAGGACCGAGGTCCGCAAGCACTACGTCGCCGATCACGAGGTGCAGGCCGAGCGCGAGTGGGCCTGCCTGACGCTCCTCGCCGAGCACGCTCCGGGCCTCGCGCCCCGACCGGTCCGCCGGGAAGGCGGTGCCGAGCCGGTGGTCGTGATGGAGCGGCTGCCGGGCTCGCCGCTCGCCCCGCGGCCGCTGACGACCGAGCAGGTGCTGGCCCTCGGCCGTGCGCTGCGCCGGCTGTACGACGTACCGCTCGCGGCGGTGCGCGACGCCGGGATCGGCCCGCGCGGGATCGGTGCGGCGGCCCTCCCGCCGGCGCTCCTCGAGCGGTTGTCGGACGGGCACGACCTGTCGGCGTGCCGGGACCCCGCGCTCGTCCGTGACGCACGGTCCGTCGCGCGGGAGTGGCTCCGGGACCCGCCTCTGCCGGAGCCGCGGACCACGGTGCTCGGCATCGCCGACCTCAACCCGCCCAACGTGCTGTGGGACGGCGTGCGCTGCCGGCTCGTCGACTTCGAGGACGCCGGCCTCAGCGACCCGGCGTACGAGGTCGCCGACCACGTCGAGCACCTCGGCAGCCGCCTCCCGGGGGTGTACGACGTCCACGCACTGGCCGACGCGGTCGGCCTGGACGCGGAGGCACGCGAGCGGATGGGGGCCTACCGGCCCTTCTGGGCAGCCTTCTGGCTCGCCATGCTCACGCCGGGCAGCCGATCGTGGCACCGCAACCCGCCCGGCACGCTCGAGGGGCAGGCCGCGCATTTCATGGCTCTCGTGACGCGCGACTAG
- a CDS encoding SDR family oxidoreductase — translation MRVTIFGGHGKIALILAPMLVGAGHEVTSVVRNPDHVADIEATGATALVSSVEDADTDSLRAMLDGQDAVIWSAGAGGGNPDRTYAVDRDAAIRSMDAAAAAGATRYVMVSFSGSSEEVLVPEDNPFRHYQDAKIAADEHLRTTELQWTILGPGTLTLEPGTGTVNPEAGFNDGDTTSRELVAQVALAVLDDPRALRQTLVFGDGAVPIDAWLDQL, via the coding sequence ATGCGAGTCACCATCTTCGGCGGACACGGCAAGATCGCGCTCATCCTGGCTCCGATGCTCGTCGGGGCGGGACACGAGGTCACCTCGGTCGTCCGCAACCCCGACCACGTCGCCGACATCGAGGCGACGGGCGCGACGGCGCTCGTCTCGTCGGTCGAGGACGCCGACACCGACAGCCTGCGGGCGATGCTCGACGGCCAGGACGCCGTCATCTGGTCGGCGGGCGCCGGCGGCGGCAACCCGGACCGCACCTACGCCGTGGACCGCGACGCCGCGATCCGCTCGATGGACGCCGCCGCGGCAGCCGGTGCCACGCGCTACGTGATGGTGTCGTTCTCCGGGTCGTCGGAGGAGGTGCTGGTGCCCGAGGACAACCCGTTCCGGCACTACCAGGACGCCAAGATCGCGGCCGACGAGCACCTGCGCACGACCGAGCTGCAGTGGACGATCCTCGGCCCGGGCACGCTGACCCTCGAGCCGGGCACCGGCACGGTCAACCCCGAGGCCGGCTTCAACGACGGTGACACCACCTCGCGCGAGCTCGTCGCCCAGGTGGCGCTGGCGGTGCTGGACGACCCGCGCGCCCTGCGTCAGACGCTGGTCTTCGGCGACGGCGCCGTGCCGATCGACGCCTGGCTCGACCAGCTCTGA
- a CDS encoding GNAT family N-acetyltransferase encodes MTVTIRRAGEDDAGALSRLAALTFPLACTPQTSEEVLTAHIATRLDPATFRTQLAHPSYAVLVAEPAPGEDPVGYTMLIAGEPDDPDVQDAIRLRPTVALERCYVHPDHHGSGVAILLMEATLEAARATGARGVWLGVSEENSRANAFYGRHGFEVVGTKRFHIGDAWEQDNVRERAL; translated from the coding sequence GTGACCGTCACCATCCGCCGAGCCGGCGAGGACGACGCCGGGGCGCTCTCCCGGCTGGCCGCGCTGACCTTCCCGCTCGCCTGCACACCGCAGACCTCGGAGGAGGTCCTCACCGCCCACATCGCCACCCGGCTCGACCCGGCCACCTTCCGGACCCAGCTGGCGCACCCGTCGTACGCCGTGCTGGTGGCCGAGCCGGCGCCGGGCGAGGACCCGGTCGGCTACACGATGCTGATCGCCGGTGAGCCGGACGACCCCGACGTCCAGGACGCGATCCGGCTCCGCCCGACAGTCGCGCTGGAGCGGTGCTACGTGCATCCCGACCACCACGGCTCGGGCGTCGCGATCCTGCTCATGGAGGCGACTCTGGAGGCGGCGCGGGCGACCGGTGCGCGGGGCGTCTGGCTGGGCGTCAGCGAGGAGAACAGCCGGGCGAACGCGTTCTACGGACGCCACGGCTTCGAGGTCGTCGGCACCAAGCGCTTCCACATCGGGGACGCCTGGGAGCAGGACAACGTCCGCGAGCGGGCGCTCTAG
- a CDS encoding PhzF family phenazine biosynthesis protein: MTRTFSQVDVFSAEPWLGNPLAVVHDADGLTDGQMARFARWTNLSETTFLCAPTDPAADYRVRIWTTAGELPFAGHPTIGSAHAWLEAGGVPQGEVVVQECGAGLVDVRRSPRLGFAAPPLQRSGPVEGELRARIIHALGIGAAEVDDMAWIDNGPGWVGVDLGTAEAVLAVVPDIASFTDLKVTVLGRWSSVRAAELGADVEVRAFFADGREFAEDPVTGSANAGLAQWLVGSGALPSAYTSRQGSVIGREGRVRIEAEADQVWVSGDAVTRITGEVDL; the protein is encoded by the coding sequence ATGACGCGCACCTTCAGCCAGGTCGACGTGTTCAGCGCCGAGCCGTGGCTCGGCAACCCGCTCGCCGTCGTCCACGACGCCGACGGGCTGACGGACGGGCAGATGGCGCGGTTCGCGCGCTGGACCAACCTGTCGGAGACCACGTTCCTCTGCGCGCCCACCGACCCCGCCGCCGACTACCGGGTCCGGATCTGGACGACGGCCGGCGAGCTGCCGTTCGCCGGGCACCCGACCATCGGCAGCGCGCACGCGTGGCTGGAGGCCGGGGGAGTCCCGCAGGGCGAGGTCGTCGTCCAGGAGTGCGGCGCCGGCCTCGTCGACGTACGCCGCTCGCCGCGGCTCGGCTTCGCGGCGCCGCCGCTGCAGCGGTCGGGGCCGGTCGAGGGCGAGCTGCGGGCGCGGATCATCCACGCGCTGGGGATCGGCGCCGCGGAGGTCGACGACATGGCCTGGATCGACAACGGCCCCGGCTGGGTCGGCGTCGACCTCGGGACGGCGGAAGCGGTGCTCGCCGTCGTGCCGGACATCGCGTCCTTCACCGACCTCAAGGTCACCGTCCTCGGGCGCTGGTCGTCCGTGCGTGCCGCCGAGCTGGGCGCCGACGTCGAGGTGCGGGCGTTCTTCGCCGACGGCCGCGAGTTCGCCGAGGACCCGGTCACCGGGAGCGCCAACGCCGGGCTCGCGCAGTGGCTGGTCGGCAGCGGCGCGCTGCCGTCGGCGTACACCTCCCGCCAGGGGAGCGTGATCGGCCGCGAGGGCCGGGTGCGGATCGAGGCCGAGGCCGACCAGGTGTGGGTCTCCGGCGACGCGGTCACCCGGATCACCGGCGAGGTCGATCTCTAG
- a CDS encoding type II 3-dehydroquinate dehydratase, with product MTKVLVLNGPNLGRLGRRQPEIYGHTTHAELAHQCVEWGAGLGLEVEVRQTNHEGELLDWLNTAADDGTPVVLNAAAWTHYSLGLWDACAQLTAPLVEVHISDPKQRAEEFRHTSVVEPHAAATIAGQGIDGYRQALELLASR from the coding sequence ATGACGAAGGTCCTCGTCCTCAACGGTCCCAACCTCGGACGCCTCGGCCGCCGGCAGCCGGAGATCTACGGCCACACCACCCACGCCGAGCTCGCGCACCAGTGCGTCGAGTGGGGCGCCGGTCTCGGCCTCGAGGTCGAGGTGCGCCAGACCAACCACGAGGGCGAGCTGCTCGATTGGCTCAACACCGCTGCCGACGACGGCACCCCGGTCGTGCTCAACGCTGCCGCGTGGACGCACTACTCGCTGGGCCTCTGGGACGCCTGCGCCCAGCTCACCGCGCCGCTCGTCGAGGTGCACATCTCCGACCCGAAGCAGCGCGCCGAGGAGTTCCGCCACACCTCCGTCGTCGAGCCCCATGCCGCCGCCACGATCGCCGGGCAGGGGATCGACGGCTACCGCCAGGCGCTCGAGCTCCTCGCCTCGCGGTGA
- a CDS encoding DUF402 domain-containing protein, producing MTDSSSDPDVRVSGSGGTMTRLVGSAHPREVDLAALASLRQAEGDGPWSAAGAAPFLAEGDVVQWRYGRRCDPMRVVRDDERGLVAWLAADTAILASAPDDGRALRELPLAERFTGKRVATIGTWFGGGVVRIAPTGRPWSVWVFREDDGSLAGHYVNLELPHRRHGDETNTRDLVLDLWIEPSGEAWLKDADELQAAVDVGRLTSVQGDEIRAMGEWARAELVEGRDWPLHEEWTRWQPPAHWATPALPDTPLVREARATTLPT from the coding sequence GTGACCGACTCCTCGTCCGATCCCGACGTCCGGGTCTCCGGCTCCGGAGGCACCATGACCCGGCTCGTCGGGTCGGCGCATCCGCGCGAGGTCGACCTGGCCGCCCTGGCGTCGCTCCGGCAGGCGGAGGGCGACGGCCCGTGGTCGGCCGCCGGCGCGGCCCCGTTCCTCGCCGAGGGCGACGTCGTGCAGTGGCGTTACGGGCGCCGGTGCGACCCGATGCGGGTGGTCCGGGACGACGAGCGCGGGCTCGTGGCGTGGCTGGCCGCCGACACCGCGATCCTCGCCTCCGCACCCGACGACGGACGTGCGCTGCGGGAACTGCCGCTGGCCGAGCGGTTCACCGGGAAGCGCGTCGCGACGATCGGCACGTGGTTCGGAGGCGGCGTGGTCCGGATCGCGCCGACGGGCCGGCCGTGGTCGGTCTGGGTGTTCCGGGAGGACGACGGCTCGCTGGCCGGGCACTACGTGAACCTCGAGCTCCCGCACCGCAGGCACGGTGACGAGACCAACACCCGCGACCTGGTGCTCGACCTCTGGATCGAGCCCTCCGGCGAGGCGTGGCTCAAGGATGCCGACGAGCTCCAGGCGGCCGTAGACGTGGGACGCCTGACGTCGGTCCAGGGCGACGAGATCCGGGCGATGGGGGAGTGGGCACGCGCCGAGCTGGTCGAGGGTCGCGACTGGCCGCTCCACGAGGAGTGGACCCGCTGGCAGCCGCCGGCCCACTGGGCCACGCCGGCGCTCCCGGACACCCCGCTCGTGCGCGAGGCGCGCGCCACTACGCTGCCGACATGA